The following coding sequences are from one Octopus bimaculoides isolate UCB-OBI-ISO-001 chromosome 3, ASM119413v2, whole genome shotgun sequence window:
- the LOC106868697 gene encoding circumsporozoite protein-like: protein MTLYKASEIESQLVVEIDSKAYFDRTGKSEICILFLMLHRLNRRTTTRQLEGLQFNSAVGANAGANLGASAGATSVANASATADANAGSFPDGTTGVLLLLMLVLPSPGGTTAVANGTTGTTAVVNAGATVGANAGTPLCGTTGATVVANAGGTSGATRVANACADTGANDGANTVTNAGAKAGASPGGTTGTTTVANDGATAGTNASASPAATIGANAGVNATSIVAANADTIAAANPGATFDVVN from the exons AACGGGAAAATCAGAAATTTGCATCTTATTTCTAATGTTGCACCGTCTCAATCGCCGAACGACAACCAGGCAACTTGAGGGGCTGCAATTCAACTCAGCTGTTGGTGCTAATGCCGGTGCAAATCTTggtgctagtgctggtgctaccTCTGTAGCTAATGCTAGTGCTACCGCTGATGCTAATGCTGGTAGTTTTCCTGATGGTACCACTGGTGTACTGCTGTTGCTAATGCTTGTGCTACC ttCTCCTGGTGGTACCACTGCTGTTGCTAATGGTACCACTggtactactgctgttgttaatgCTGGTGCTACCGTTGGTGCTAATGCTGGTACTCCTCTTTGTGGTACTACtggtgctactgttgttgctaatGCTGGTGGTACCTCTGGTGCAACAAGGGTTGCTAATGCCTGCGCAGATACTGGTGCTAATGATGGTGCTAATACTGTTACTAATGCTGGCGCTAAGGCTGGTGCTTCTCCTGGTGGTACCACTGGCACTACTACTGTCGCTAATGATGGTGCTACCGCTGGTACTAATGCTAGTGCTTCTCCTGCTGCTACTATTGGTGCTAATGCTGGTGTTAATGCTACTTCTATTGTCGCTGCAAATGCTgatactattgctgctgctaatCCTGGTGCTACCTTTGATGTTGTTAATTAA